A window of Cryptomeria japonica chromosome 3, Sugi_1.0, whole genome shotgun sequence contains these coding sequences:
- the LOC131034296 gene encoding 12-oxophytodienoate reductase 7, producing the protein MAPAIMNEEANGMGDKGPTLQTPYGMTLFVLSHRVVMAPMTRCRALNHVPQDSHVEYYSQRATNGGLIITEASAVAPEGFGFPNSPGIYTEEQIEAWRRVVSAVHKRGGIIFCQIWHVGRASHIVYQPGQLPPVSSTDHVLPENLSIQLPDGSYGKYSPPTALTTEQIPHIVEQFRRAAKNALLAGFDGVEIHGAHGYLIDQFSKNGINDRNDRYGGSIENRCRFMLEVLKAVTEEIGESRTALRISPIIDHLQATDSDPHALGMYMVEQLNQFNLAYLHVTEPRFTAKGTVEFKGDCSWLRKAFKGTFVSSGGYDKEKGEIAVNSGYADLVSYGRLFISNPDLPLRFFNGVPLNPYDRSTFYTHDQVIGYTDYPAHSSTLCLSNRKDSDF; encoded by the exons ATGGCGCCTGCTATCATGAATGAGGAAGCTAATGGAATGGGTGATAAAGGACCCACTCTGCAAACTCCTTACGGAATGACCCTTTTCGTTTTATCTCATAG AGTTGTTATGGCGCCAATGACGAGATGCAGAGCATTAAATCACGTTCCGCAGGATTCTCACGTGGAATATTACTCACAGAGGGCTACTAATGGCGGACTTATAATCACAGAAGCAAGTGCTGTTGCACCAGAGGGATTTGG GTTCCCAAACTCACCGGGGATTTACACGGAGGAGCAAATCGAAGCATGGAGGCGTGTGGTGAGTGCAGTGCATAAAAGAGGAGGAATAATTTTCTGTCAAATTTGGCACGTCGGCCGGGCTTCTCACATAg TGTACCAGCCGGGACAACTTCCGCCGGTGTCGTCTACTGACCACGTCCTGCCGGAAAACCTGTCAATTCAGTTGCCGGACGGAAGTTACGGCAAATATTCACCGCCAACTGCCTTGACCACCGAACAAATTCCTCACATAGTAGAGCAATTCCGGCGGGCCGCCAAGAACGCACTATTAGCCG GATTCGACGGAGTGGAGATCCATGGCGCGCACGGTTACCTGATAGACCAGTTCAGCAAGAACGGCATAAATGACCGGAACGACCGGTATGGCGGGTCAATTGAAAACCGGTGCCGGTTCATGCTCGAAGTTTTGAAAGCCGTGACGGAAGAAATTGGGGAAAGTCGTACGGCACTGAGAATATCCCCCATTATCGATCATTTACAGGCAACTGATTCCGATCCTCATGCTCTGGGCATGTATATGGTGGAGCAACTGAACCAGTTCAATTTGGCTTACTTGCATGTAACTGAACCGCGATTTACAGCAAAGGGAACGGTGGAATTTAAAGGGGATTGCAGTTGGCTGAGAAAGGCATTTAAAGGAACTTTTGTTAGCAGTGGCGGATATGACAAAGAGAAAGGGGAAATCGCTGTAAATAGCGGTTATGCCGATCTGGTTTCGTATGGAAGGCTCTTTATTTCTAACCCTGATCTGCCTCTGCGCTTCTTTAATGGCGTTCCTCTAAATCCTTATGATAGATCTACGTTCTATACTCATGATCAGGTCATTGGCTATACTGATTATCCTGCTCATTCTTCAACCCTCTGTTTGTCCAACCGCAAAGATtcagatttttga